The Archangium primigenium genomic interval GCGCGCGCCCATCCTCGCGCTCGTCGAGGCGACCACCCTGTCCGACCCGGAGGGCTTCATCGAGACGTCCGATCCGGACGGCGGGCGGCTGCTGGTGGCGCATGCCCAGGTGCCCGACACGCCGTGGACGGTGGTGGTCACCGCGCCCTTGAGCCTGGCCTTCGCGCCCGTGACCCGGCTGAGCGCCCTGGTGGTGTTCATCGCCCTGGGCGCGGGCGCGATCGCGCTCTGGCTGTCGCGCTGGGTGGGCCGGGACGTGACCCGGCGCCTCCAGGCGCTCCGGGACGGCATCGCGGCGCTGGGCAGCCTGTCGCTCGAGCAGCGCATCCCCGCCCAGGGGGATGACGAGCTGGCGGAGGTCACCCTGGGCTTCAACGAGATGGCGGCGCGCATCGAGCACACCCAGAAGGAACTGCGCGAGGCCATCTCCAGCCGGGATCAATTCCTGTCCATGGCCAGCCACGAGCTGCGCACGCCCCTGACCCCCCTGAAGGCCACCATCGAGCTGATGCAGCGCCAGGCCCTGCTTCCCCAGGAGGTGTCCGCCGAGAAGCAGCGCTCCACCCTGGAGCGGCTGCGGCGTCAGGTGGACCGGCTCACCCGGCTCATCGGCGACATGCTGGACGTGTCCCGGATGCAGTCCGGACGCTTCGCCCTACGCCCGGAGCCCATGGACCTGAGCGCCCTGGCGCAAGAGGTCGTCGACCGCATCGCCCATGCCCGCAGCGAGCGCACCGCGCCCATCTCCCTGGACCTGCCCGAGGCGCCCCTGCGCGGCACCTGGGACGAGCAGCGGCTCGACCAGCTGCTGACCAACCTGGTGGAGAACGCGGTGCGCTACTCGCCCCCCGACACGCCCATCCAGGTGCGCCTCGTCCCCGAGGCGGACGGCGTCCTCCTGGAGGTGGAGGATCAGGGCATTGGCGTGCCCGCCGAGGGCCTGGCGCACCTGTTCGAGCCCTTCTTCCGGGCCCAGAACGCCTCCGAGCACCACGCGGGCGGCCTGGGGCTGGGCCTGGCCATCTGCCAGGAGATCGTCGAGCGGCACGGGGGGCGCATCCAGGCGCGCAGCGAGGGGCCCGGCAAGGGCACGCGCTTCTCGGTCTTCCTGCCACGGGACACGCCCCCCGCGCCCGTCTGAGTGCGCGATTCCCTGGCGAGGACCACCGGGCTTGGGTTAGGGTGCGCGCATCCTGAGGAGCGCTGCAACGGGGCCCCCCCGCCAGGCTCAGGTTTTCCGTAACGGCGCTCGCTGACCCGTGGCGACAAGGCCCGGGACGCGAGCACACCCCGTCCCGCTCCCAGCCCCCGCCACCTGGAGCACCACATGCGCGCAGCCGTCGATTTGAACACCTTCACCGACTACAAGGTCGCCGACATCAAGCTGTCCGAGTGGGGCCGCAAGGAGATCGCGATCGCCGAGACCGAGATGCCCGGTCTGATGGCCATCCGCGACGAGTACGCCAGGCAGCAGCCCCTCAAGGGCGCGCGCATCGCGGGCTCGCTGCACATGACCATCCAGACGGCGGTGCTCATCCAGACGCTCGAGGCGCTGGGCGCCGAGGTGCGTTGGGCCTCGTGCAACATCTTCTCCACCCAGGACCATGCCGCCGCGGCGATCGCCGCCGGGGGCACCCCCGTGTTCGCCTTCAAGGGCGAGACGCTCGAGCAGTACTGGGACTACACGCACCGCATCTTCGAGTGGGCCGACGGCGGCACGCCCAACATGATCCTCGATGACGGCGGCGACGCCACGCTCCTGCTGCACCTGGGCGCCAACGCGGAGAAGGACATCTCCGTGCTCGCCAAGCCCGGCAGCGAGGAGGAGACCATCCTCTTCACCGCCATCCGCAAGCGCCTGGCCACCCAGCCCGGCTGGTACTCCAAGACGCTCGCCAACATCCAGGGCGTCACCGAGGAGACCACCACGGGCGTGCACCGCCTGTACCAGATGGCCAAGGAGGGGCGGCTCAAGTTCCCCGCCATCAACGTCAACGACTCGGTCACCAAGTCCAAGTTCGACAACATCTACGGCTGCCGCGAGTCGCTGGTGGACGCCATCAAGCGCGCCACGGACGTGATGATCGCCGGCAAGGTGGCCGTGGTGTGCGGCTACGGTGAGGTGGGCAAGGGCTCGGCCCAGGCGCTGCGCGGGCTGCAGGCCCAGGTGTGGGTCACCGAGATCGATCCCATCTGCGCGCTGCAGGCGGCCATGGAAGGCTACCGCGTCGTCACCATGGAGTACGCCGCGGACAAGGCGGACATCTTCGTGTCCGCCACGGGCAACTTCCAGGTCATCACCCACGAGCACATGAAGCGGATGAAGAACAACGCCATCGTGTGCAACATCGGCCACTTCGACAACGAGATCGATGTGGCGAGCCTCAAGCAGTACACGTGGGACAACATCAAGCCCCAGGTCGACCACATCATCTTCCCGGACAAGAAGCGCATCATCCTGCTGGCCGAGGGCCGGCTGGTGAACCTGGGCTGCGGCACCGGCCACCCCAGCTACGTGATGAGCTCCTCGTTCGCCAACCAGGTGCTCGCGCAGATCGAGATCTTCACCAAGCCGGGCCACTACAAGCCGGGCGTGTACATGCTGCCGCGGCACCTGGACGAGAAGGTGGCCCGCCTGCAGCTCACCAAGCTGGGCGCGGAGCTCACCGAGCTCAGCGCCGAGCAGGCCAAGTACATCGGCGTGACCCAAGAGGGTCCGTACAAGAGCGACCACTACCGCTACTAGTCCCCCACGCCTCGTCGCACCCCGCCGCGCCTCCTCCTGCCCAGGGGGAGGCGCGGTTCGTCGTCATGGACCTGCCCTCCCTCTCCCACTTCACCCCCGCGCTGCTCTGGCTGGACATCGCCGGCATCGCCGTGTTCGCCATCTCCGGCGCGCTCGCCGCCGCCCGGTTGCAGCAGAACCTGGTCACCTTCGCCTTCTTCGCCCTCATCACCAGCACGGGGGGCGGCACGGTGAGGGACTTGCTCCTGGGCGTGCCCGTGTTCTGGATGCACGAGCCGCGTGTCATGGCCGTGGGGCTGGGCATGGCGGTGCTCGTGTGGTGCACCCCCGCGCGCTGGTGGCGAGGCAAGGCGCTCGACTGGTTCGATGCCCTCGGGCTGGCCGCCTACGCCGTCTTCGGCGCCGCCAAGGCGCTCGGCCACGGCATCCCCGCGCTGTCCGCCATGGTGATGGGCGTCGTCACCGCGTGCGTGGGCGGCATCCTGCGCGACGTGCTCGCGGGCCAGCCCTCCATCCTGCTGCGCCCGGAGATCTACGTCACCGCGGCCGCGCTCGCCGCCTCGCTGTTCGTGGGCCTGCGGCAGCTCGGCCTTCCTCCCCTGGAGGCCTCCGCGCTCGCGGCCCTCGCGGGCTTTGGCCTGCGCGCCCTGGCCATCGCGCGCGGGCTGTCCCTGCCCCTCTACCGGGGTTGAGGGCGAGGCCCGTCACCAGAGGGAGTCGAGCCCCGAGCCGGACGGCGGTGCGCCGGGCGCGGGCGCCGCGCTCTCCAGGCGCGCGGAGGCGAAGAACGTCTCGGCCACGCCCCGCGTCTCGGCCAGCCGCTCGGGCCGCTGGGTATAGGTGAAGGTGTAGCCCACCTGCTCCTTCACCACGGTGAAACCGAGCTGGGCGAGCTTCACGCCCCGCAGGGTGAAGGTGTACTCGCGCAGCATGCCCTGGTGGGCGCCGAAGGTCGCCTGCCGCTCGTCCACGAGGGTGATGTCCTGGGTCCCGCGCAGCGCCACCAGCGAGCGCGCGGCGAACTGCGTCAACGTCTCGCCGGGCTGGGCGGGCTCGACCGACACCACCACGTTCGCGCGAAAGCCGTTGTCCTCGGGGCCGACCGCCACCACCTGGCTCGCGTCGAACCAGCCCGGGGGGAGGGACAGCACCAGGGCGCCGTGACGGATGACGTGGGAAGCACTCATGGGCGGAGTCTATGTCAGGCCCGGCGAGCGACTCCACGTGGGGCACGTCCGCACGTCCCCCCTCCAACCGCCAAG includes:
- a CDS encoding trimeric intracellular cation channel family protein, with product MDLPSLSHFTPALLWLDIAGIAVFAISGALAAARLQQNLVTFAFFALITSTGGGTVRDLLLGVPVFWMHEPRVMAVGLGMAVLVWCTPARWWRGKALDWFDALGLAAYAVFGAAKALGHGIPALSAMVMGVVTACVGGILRDVLAGQPSILLRPEIYVTAAALAASLFVGLRQLGLPPLEASALAALAGFGLRALAIARGLSLPLYRG
- the ahcY gene encoding adenosylhomocysteinase, with the protein product MRAAVDLNTFTDYKVADIKLSEWGRKEIAIAETEMPGLMAIRDEYARQQPLKGARIAGSLHMTIQTAVLIQTLEALGAEVRWASCNIFSTQDHAAAAIAAGGTPVFAFKGETLEQYWDYTHRIFEWADGGTPNMILDDGGDATLLLHLGANAEKDISVLAKPGSEEETILFTAIRKRLATQPGWYSKTLANIQGVTEETTTGVHRLYQMAKEGRLKFPAINVNDSVTKSKFDNIYGCRESLVDAIKRATDVMIAGKVAVVCGYGEVGKGSAQALRGLQAQVWVTEIDPICALQAAMEGYRVVTMEYAADKADIFVSATGNFQVITHEHMKRMKNNAIVCNIGHFDNEIDVASLKQYTWDNIKPQVDHIIFPDKKRIILLAEGRLVNLGCGTGHPSYVMSSSFANQVLAQIEIFTKPGHYKPGVYMLPRHLDEKVARLQLTKLGAELTELSAEQAKYIGVTQEGPYKSDHYRY
- a CDS encoding DcrB-related protein, with the translated sequence MSASHVIRHGALVLSLPPGWFDASQVVAVGPEDNGFRANVVVSVEPAQPGETLTQFAARSLVALRGTQDITLVDERQATFGAHQGMLREYTFTLRGVKLAQLGFTVVKEQVGYTFTYTQRPERLAETRGVAETFFASARLESAAPAPGAPPSGSGLDSLW